One Dermacentor silvarum isolate Dsil-2018 chromosome 10, BIME_Dsil_1.4, whole genome shotgun sequence genomic window carries:
- the LOC125941081 gene encoding uncharacterized protein LOC125941081 gives MRTVTRIKAEDRRATLSSPKGKKLDFSGEAEKRMTAKTRLLRYDTFALAALRRKVHSYFMRNELPTSEKLRNEVISDPDMDMPTISTRTMQRMLNDLGTIYYLDETWVNAGHTKETVLTDTKVMSRQDAFRQGLSTGLCAPSGKGGRLIVLHAGSAEGFVDGAALVFRAKKGAGDYHTEMDAPRFRKWFVEQLLPNIKPCSVIVMNNASYHSAQAEKVPSSSSRKADIQCWLKSKSIPFSDDQLKSELLQFVKKHKHMFLAFQIDTLASAAGHEVVRLPPYHCELNPIKLVWSQVKGYVASKNTDFKIDSVEKLLLEGIAGVTPQNWF, from the exons ATGCGAACGGTAACTCGAATCAAGGCTGAAGATCGGCGGGCCACACTTTCCTCTCCAAAGGGTAAGAAACTGGATTTCTCGGGCGAAGCTGAGAAGCGCATGACCGCCAAGACGAGGCTGCTGCGTTACGACACGTTTGCGTTGGCAGCATTGCGGCGGAAAGTGCACAGCTATTTCATGCGCAATGAACTGCCTACGTCCGAGAAGCTACGCAACGAGGTGATCAGCGACCCTGACATGGACATGCCGACGATCAGCACTCGCACGATGCAACGAATGCTGAACGACTTGGG gaCCATATACTACCTTGATGAGACCTGGGTAAACGCTGGCCACACCAAGGAGACCGTATTGACAGACACCAAAGTGATGTCCCGGCAAGATGCATTTCGTCAAGGCCTCTCAACAGGTCTCTGTGCACCGAGCGGTAAAGGAGGACGCCTAATTGTTTTGCACGCTGGCAGTGCGGAAGGCTTTGTTGATGGAGCCGCCCTAGTATTTCGTGCCAAGAAGGGCGCTGGTGATTACCACACAGAAATGGATGCTCCGCGTTTTCGAAAATGGTTTGTTGAACAGTTGCTACCGAACATCAAGCCATGCAGTGTGATTGTGATGAATAATGCATCGTATCACAGTGCTCAAGCTGAAAAGGTGCCAAGTTCATCATCAAGAAAAGCCGACATCCAGTGCTGGTTGAAATCGAAAAGTATCCCTTTTTCGGATGACCAACTGAAGAGCGAACTGCTGCAGTTCGTTAAGAAGCATAAGCACATGTTCCTTGCTTTCCAGATTGACACTCTTGCCAGCGCTGCCGGTCATGAGGTTGTGCGCTTGCCTCCTTACCACTGCGAGCTCAATCCAATAAAGCTCGTGTGGAGCCAGGTCAAAGGCTATGTTGCTTCGAAGAACACTGACTTCAAGATCGATTCAGTCGAGAAGCTGCTGCTGGAAGGAATCGCAGGTGTGACCCCGCAGAACTGGTTCTGA